The following are encoded together in the Actinoplanes sp. N902-109 genome:
- a CDS encoding CDP-alcohol phosphatidyltransferase family protein — protein MTTPSPTTEPTAADYYQVNRGGGLFSEAISQRIGARIAVFAHKHRLAPTVLTVGNLGLSCLVSFVVVAAAEPVADGRVWAWPIGLLALVGWQFAYALDCADGQLARVTGQTSTAGARTDVLCDVAAQIALVAALSATASAQISATPAWLLAAFAGTWMVNLVTSVMQTGAQASSMVTSRSLPVRAVKLVRDYGAVITLAGVVLTVAPQWTVWVICAFTLINGAFLAASIAFSGRQALRG, from the coding sequence ATGACGACGCCGTCGCCCACCACTGAACCCACAGCTGCCGACTACTACCAGGTCAACCGGGGCGGAGGCCTGTTCAGCGAGGCGATCAGCCAGCGCATCGGCGCGCGCATCGCGGTCTTCGCCCACAAGCACCGCCTCGCCCCCACCGTGCTCACGGTCGGCAACCTCGGCCTGAGCTGCCTGGTGTCGTTCGTGGTGGTGGCGGCGGCCGAGCCGGTGGCCGACGGCCGGGTGTGGGCCTGGCCGATCGGCCTGCTCGCCCTGGTCGGCTGGCAGTTCGCGTACGCCCTGGACTGCGCGGACGGCCAGCTCGCCCGGGTCACCGGCCAGACCAGCACGGCGGGCGCCCGCACCGATGTCCTGTGCGACGTGGCCGCCCAGATCGCCCTGGTGGCGGCCCTGTCGGCCACCGCATCGGCGCAGATCTCGGCAACCCCGGCCTGGCTGCTGGCCGCCTTCGCCGGCACCTGGATGGTCAACCTGGTCACCTCGGTGATGCAGACCGGCGCCCAGGCATCCAGCATGGTGACCAGCCGCTCGCTGCCGGTCCGCGCGGTCAAGCTCGTCCGCGACTACGGCGCCGTGATCACCCTGGCCGGTGTGGTCCTCACCGTAGCTCCCCAGTGGACGGTTTGGGTCATCTGCGCCTTCACCCTGATCAACGGCGCCTTCCTGGCCGCCAGCATCGCCTTCTCCGGACGCCAGGCCCTGCGCGGCTGA
- a CDS encoding iron-containing alcohol dehydrogenase family protein — MPLLARSVQAPLHIDVRRGAVADLGHLLADGRISSGGDVAVVVGPGQGEKIAELIRPTLGSADVFMTAGGTIEAAMELGSKLRARSYDAVVAIGGGKTVDTAKWAADRYALPMVSVATSLANDGIASPVASLVNDGIKGSYGVHIPYAVIVDLDFVENGPERINRAGIGDVISNISALADWELGREVRGEPIDGLAASLSRMGAEAMLTMPGDMSDDAFVTVLAETLISSGLAMAVCGSSRPCSGGCHEIIHATDTLFPGTASHGELAGLGALFCTFLRGDERRFEQMSQCLARHQLPRTPADVGLTIEQFVEVVEFAPRTRPDRYTILEHLAMTPDEIRRKLADYDDAVAHH, encoded by the coding sequence ATGCCGCTACTAGCCCGTAGCGTCCAGGCCCCACTGCACATCGACGTCCGGCGGGGCGCGGTCGCCGACCTGGGTCACCTCCTGGCCGACGGCCGCATCTCCTCCGGCGGCGACGTCGCCGTGGTGGTCGGTCCCGGCCAGGGCGAGAAGATCGCCGAGCTGATCCGGCCGACGCTGGGCTCCGCCGACGTGTTCATGACCGCCGGCGGCACCATCGAAGCGGCCATGGAGCTCGGTTCCAAGCTGCGCGCCCGCTCGTACGACGCGGTGGTGGCCATCGGCGGCGGCAAGACCGTCGACACCGCCAAGTGGGCGGCCGACCGCTACGCGCTGCCGATGGTCTCGGTCGCCACCAGCCTGGCCAACGACGGCATCGCCTCACCGGTGGCCAGCCTGGTCAACGACGGCATCAAGGGCTCGTACGGAGTGCACATCCCCTACGCCGTCATCGTCGACCTGGACTTCGTCGAGAACGGACCGGAGCGGATCAACCGGGCCGGCATCGGCGACGTGATCAGCAACATCAGCGCCCTGGCCGACTGGGAGCTGGGCCGCGAGGTGCGCGGTGAACCGATCGACGGGCTGGCCGCCTCGCTGTCGCGGATGGGCGCCGAGGCCATGCTGACCATGCCCGGCGACATGTCCGACGACGCCTTCGTCACCGTGCTGGCCGAGACGCTGATCTCCAGCGGTCTGGCGATGGCCGTCTGCGGCAGCAGCCGCCCGTGCAGCGGTGGTTGCCACGAGATCATCCACGCCACCGACACGCTGTTCCCGGGCACCGCCTCGCACGGCGAACTGGCCGGTCTGGGTGCGCTGTTCTGCACCTTCCTGCGCGGCGACGAGCGGCGCTTCGAGCAGATGTCGCAGTGCCTGGCCCGGCACCAGCTGCCCCGCACCCCGGCCGACGTCGGCCTGACCATCGAGCAGTTCGTCGAGGTCGTGGAGTTCGCCCCGCGCACCCGGCCGGACCGCTACACGATCCTCGAGCACCTCGCCATGACCCCGGACGAGATCCGCAGGAAGCTGGCCGACTATGACGACGCCGTCGCCCACCACTGA
- a CDS encoding sugar phosphate nucleotidyltransferase, whose amino-acid sequence MIGLVLAAGAGRRLRPYTDTLPKALVPVDGDTTIMDISLRNLAAAGLTDVTIVVGYCANAVEERKDGFEQKYGVKITLVHNDKAEEWNNAYSLWLAREHFAQGALLVNGDTVHPVSVEQTLLANRGPGILLAVDNVKKLADEEMKTIFSADGRLEKITKLMDPAAAFGEYIGATVIESAVAAELADCLKATWERNPDLYYEDGYQEFANRGGEIRAATIGDIPWVEVDNHDDLAKARDIACRY is encoded by the coding sequence ATGATCGGTCTGGTACTCGCCGCCGGCGCCGGACGCAGGCTGCGTCCGTACACCGACACGCTGCCGAAGGCGCTCGTCCCGGTGGACGGTGACACCACGATCATGGACATCTCGCTGCGCAACCTCGCGGCCGCGGGGCTGACCGACGTCACCATCGTGGTCGGCTACTGCGCGAACGCGGTGGAGGAGCGCAAGGACGGCTTCGAGCAGAAGTACGGCGTCAAGATCACCCTCGTGCACAACGACAAGGCCGAGGAGTGGAACAACGCCTACTCGCTGTGGCTGGCGCGCGAGCACTTCGCGCAGGGCGCGCTGCTGGTGAACGGGGACACCGTGCACCCCGTCAGTGTCGAGCAGACCCTCCTCGCCAACCGTGGCCCGGGCATTCTTCTCGCTGTTGACAATGTGAAGAAGCTCGCTGACGAGGAGATGAAGACGATCTTCTCGGCAGATGGCCGGCTGGAGAAGATCACGAAGTTGATGGATCCCGCCGCCGCGTTCGGCGAGTACATCGGGGCCACCGTCATCGAGTCCGCGGTCGCCGCCGAGCTGGCCGACTGCCTCAAGGCCACCTGGGAGCGCAACCCCGACCTCTACTACGAGGACGGCTACCAGGAGTTCGCCAACCGCGGCGGGGAGATCCGCGCGGCCACCATCGGTGACATCCCGTGGGTCGAGGTGGACAACCACGACGACCTCGCCAAGGCGCGGGACATCGCATGCCGCTACTAG
- a CDS encoding NUDIX hydrolase produces MSQPSLRVAGALVVDADGRIFFQMRSAQRKLFPNTWDVVGGDAKPGETVGAALAREITEKTG; encoded by the coding sequence GTGTCCCAGCCCTCCTTGCGCGTCGCCGGTGCTCTTGTCGTCGACGCCGACGGCCGGATTTTCTTCCAGATGCGCTCGGCTCAGCGCAAGCTTTTCCCGAACACCTGGGACGTCGTCGGTGGCGACGCGAAACCGGGCGAAACGGTCGGCGCGGCCCTGGCTCGGGAGATCACCGAGAAAACCGGCTGA
- a CDS encoding PLP-dependent aminotransferase family protein, whose protein sequence is MTAEQLISFARGAPSLDIIDVAGLKAAAARAFDTDPGGMTAYGTSVGYLPLRKWIADKHGVAPEQVIVTNGSLQADAFFFNHLVKAGDDVVVEKPTYDRTLLSLQNLGGKVHQVTLEPDGIAVDELRTLLESGVRPKFAHIIPNYQNPAGITLSLEKRRTLLELAAQYEFLIFEDDPYVDIRFRGEALPSMLSMDTDNTVVHASSFTKTVCPGVRVGYLVGPAAFIDAIAKKATNLYISPGMVSEAIVHQFCVSGDIERSVQTVSKALGERARVLGESIRKHIPGATFTEPDGGYFLWVDLPEDVDVDALFPVAMKKGVAIVKGSDFLLDGGKHSVRLAFSAVTVDQIDEGVRRIAEAIEELRG, encoded by the coding sequence ATGACCGCTGAGCAGCTGATCTCATTCGCCCGAGGCGCACCTTCCCTGGACATCATCGATGTGGCCGGTCTCAAGGCCGCCGCGGCGCGGGCCTTCGACACCGATCCGGGCGGGATGACGGCGTACGGCACCTCCGTCGGCTACCTGCCGCTGCGGAAGTGGATCGCGGACAAGCACGGGGTCGCCCCCGAGCAGGTCATCGTCACGAACGGCTCGCTGCAGGCGGATGCGTTCTTCTTCAACCACCTGGTCAAGGCGGGCGACGACGTGGTGGTCGAGAAGCCCACCTACGACCGCACCCTGCTGAGCCTGCAGAACCTGGGCGGCAAGGTGCACCAGGTGACCCTCGAGCCGGACGGCATCGCCGTCGACGAGCTGCGCACCCTGCTCGAGTCCGGCGTGCGCCCCAAGTTCGCGCACATCATCCCGAACTACCAGAACCCGGCCGGCATCACGCTGTCCCTGGAGAAGCGGCGCACCCTGCTCGAGCTGGCCGCGCAGTACGAATTCCTGATCTTCGAGGACGACCCGTACGTCGACATCCGGTTCCGCGGCGAGGCGCTGCCCTCGATGCTGTCGATGGACACGGACAACACGGTCGTGCACGCATCCAGCTTCACCAAGACGGTGTGCCCCGGCGTGCGCGTCGGTTACCTGGTCGGCCCGGCCGCGTTCATCGACGCGATCGCCAAGAAGGCCACCAACCTGTACATCTCGCCCGGCATGGTGTCCGAGGCGATCGTGCACCAGTTCTGCGTCTCCGGTGACATCGAGCGCTCGGTGCAGACCGTGAGCAAGGCCCTCGGCGAGCGGGCGCGGGTGCTGGGCGAGTCGATCCGCAAGCACATCCCCGGTGCCACGTTCACCGAGCCGGACGGCGGCTACTTCCTCTGGGTGGACCTGCCCGAGGACGTCGACGTGGACGCGCTGTTCCCGGTCGCGATGAAGAAGGGCGTCGCCATCGTCAAGGGCAGCGACTTCCTGCTCGACGGCGGCAAGCACTCGGTGCGGCTGGCCTTCTCCGCGGTGACCGTCGACCAGATCGACGAGGGTGTCCGCCGGATCGCCGAGGCCATCGAGGAGCTTCGCGGCTGA
- a CDS encoding magnesium and cobalt transport protein CorA: protein MSESGVRRNRPVTVNRSLSRAWTAPVRAMNRILGTVDGEAPMAGEQFQGSAVVDCGVYIDGKREPGAFSPDEALSEACSRDNAFVWLGLHEPDEQEMAAIARTYNLHELAVEDAVKAEQRPKLEQFGMVHFLVLRTARYVPHSELTETSQIVETGQMMIFVGERFVITVRHGDASRLAPVRAEMEDRGDLLAQGPWAVAYAVTDKVVDAYIAVADQVEADLDIIEEGVFSRDRGSPVQAIYQMKRELVEFRRAVVPLQRPLATITAPQSRLVPKEIRRYFRDVQDHLTRTVEQVASYDDLLNSILQARLAQVTVDQNNDMRKIAAWAGISAWWTAVAGVYGMNFAHMPETQWRYGYPVVITVIVAVSVLLYRLFRKNGWL from the coding sequence ATGAGCGAGAGCGGCGTGCGCCGAAACCGGCCGGTCACCGTCAACCGGTCGCTGTCGCGGGCGTGGACGGCCCCCGTACGGGCGATGAACCGGATTCTCGGCACCGTCGACGGCGAGGCCCCGATGGCCGGTGAGCAGTTCCAGGGCAGCGCCGTGGTGGACTGCGGCGTCTATATCGACGGCAAGCGTGAGCCCGGTGCGTTCAGCCCCGACGAGGCGCTGAGCGAGGCGTGCAGCCGCGACAACGCCTTCGTCTGGCTGGGCCTGCACGAGCCCGACGAGCAGGAGATGGCGGCCATCGCGCGCACCTACAACCTGCACGAGCTCGCCGTCGAGGATGCCGTCAAGGCCGAGCAGCGCCCCAAGCTCGAGCAGTTCGGCATGGTGCACTTCCTGGTGCTGCGCACCGCGCGCTACGTGCCACACAGCGAGCTGACCGAGACCTCGCAGATCGTCGAGACCGGCCAGATGATGATCTTCGTGGGTGAGCGCTTCGTGATCACCGTCCGGCACGGCGACGCCTCCCGGCTCGCCCCGGTGCGCGCCGAGATGGAGGACCGCGGGGACCTGCTGGCACAGGGCCCGTGGGCGGTGGCGTACGCAGTCACCGACAAGGTCGTCGACGCCTACATCGCGGTCGCCGATCAGGTGGAGGCCGACCTCGACATCATCGAGGAGGGCGTGTTCTCCCGCGACCGGGGCAGCCCCGTGCAGGCGATCTACCAGATGAAGCGGGAGCTGGTGGAGTTCCGCCGGGCCGTGGTGCCGTTGCAGCGCCCGCTCGCCACCATCACCGCCCCGCAGAGCCGGCTCGTGCCCAAGGAGATCCGCCGCTACTTCCGCGACGTGCAGGACCATCTCACCCGCACGGTCGAGCAGGTCGCCTCGTACGACGATCTGTTGAACTCGATCCTGCAGGCGCGGCTGGCCCAGGTCACCGTCGACCAGAACAACGACATGCGCAAGATCGCCGCCTGGGCCGGGATCTCGGCCTGGTGGACCGCGGTGGCCGGGGTCTACGGCATGAACTTCGCACACATGCCGGAGACCCAGTGGCGCTACGGCTACCCGGTGGTGATCACCGTCATCGTCGCGGTGTCTGTGCTGCTCTACCGCCTGTTCCGGAAGAACGGCTGGTTGTAG
- the eccB gene encoding type VII secretion protein EccB, with product MPSRQDQLHSYQYSQQRVVAALVSHDPDPHRSPLRRAGTTVLVSIVVAALAVGGAAVYGLIKGTSSVNPRDESVVFLEKGTGARFVYLKSDDKMHPVLNFASGLLIANAQEPTLKNASRESLAEVPLGDPLGIPGAPDSIPAAKGGLLPAVWTVCSQLPDGSPVKPQTVVSLGKPVTDGTSLPVPRADTPGSELRGLLVTDTANRTFLVYNNKRFLIPANRLQQTQVRFQWTAAPLAVSPGWINAVPVGPDLKAPTIPDFGDSSAEIPDFEVGQLLRVHGDGSTADQWAVVLKDGIAYLTDVQAALMQTDPEAYPQREIDVALAGNLPQSKTQLVSQAAAAGLPPAFPVLLNGPGSVCLIYNGEDAGAITIRIGPTVPQGTAVVKRSEIEGKAQADRVLVPRGKGAVVAAAASPSAPAGSGTVSVITDTGLSYPLAGRDLLAKLGYGGVTPQAIPTQLVGLLPQGAALDPIRARQANASAEGRTSGN from the coding sequence GTGCCGTCTCGGCAGGATCAGCTGCATTCGTACCAGTACTCGCAGCAGCGGGTGGTGGCCGCGCTGGTGTCGCACGACCCCGACCCGCACCGCTCGCCGCTGCGCCGGGCCGGCACGACCGTGCTGGTCAGCATCGTGGTCGCCGCGCTGGCGGTCGGCGGCGCCGCGGTCTACGGCTTGATCAAGGGCACCAGCTCGGTCAACCCGCGCGACGAGTCGGTGGTGTTCCTGGAGAAGGGCACCGGCGCCCGGTTCGTCTACCTGAAATCCGACGACAAGATGCACCCGGTGCTCAACTTCGCGTCCGGTCTGCTGATCGCGAACGCCCAGGAGCCGACGCTGAAGAACGCCTCCCGGGAGAGCCTCGCCGAGGTGCCGCTGGGCGACCCGCTGGGCATCCCGGGCGCACCGGATTCGATTCCCGCGGCCAAGGGCGGTCTGCTGCCGGCCGTGTGGACGGTGTGCTCGCAGCTGCCCGACGGCTCGCCGGTCAAACCGCAGACCGTGGTGTCGCTGGGCAAACCGGTCACCGACGGCACGTCGCTGCCGGTCCCCCGGGCCGACACACCCGGCAGTGAGCTGCGCGGGCTGCTCGTCACGGACACCGCCAACCGGACGTTCCTGGTCTACAACAACAAGCGGTTCCTGATCCCGGCCAACCGCCTGCAGCAGACCCAGGTGCGGTTCCAGTGGACGGCGGCACCGCTGGCCGTCTCGCCGGGCTGGATCAACGCGGTGCCGGTCGGCCCCGATCTCAAGGCGCCCACGATTCCCGACTTCGGCGACTCCTCGGCGGAGATCCCCGACTTCGAGGTGGGTCAGCTGCTGCGGGTGCACGGCGACGGCAGCACGGCGGACCAGTGGGCCGTGGTGCTCAAGGACGGCATCGCGTATCTGACGGATGTGCAGGCCGCGCTGATGCAGACCGATCCGGAGGCCTATCCGCAGCGCGAGATCGACGTTGCGCTGGCCGGCAACCTGCCGCAGTCGAAGACCCAGCTGGTCAGCCAGGCCGCCGCGGCCGGTCTGCCGCCGGCGTTCCCGGTGCTGCTCAACGGTCCCGGCAGCGTCTGCCTCATCTACAACGGTGAGGATGCCGGCGCGATCACCATCCGGATCGGTCCGACCGTGCCGCAGGGCACCGCAGTGGTCAAGCGCAGCGAGATCGAGGGCAAGGCACAGGCCGACCGGGTCCTGGTGCCCCGGGGCAAGGGCGCGGTCGTGGCGGCTGCGGCGTCGCCGAGCGCACCCGCGGGCAGCGGCACGGTCAGCGTGATCACCGACACCGGCCTGAGTTACCCGCTGGCCGGCCGCGACCTGCTGGCCAAGCTCGGCTACGGCGGCGTGACCCCGCAGGCCATCCCGACCCAGCTGGTCGGGTTGCTGCCGCAGGGCGCGGCGCTGGATCCGATCCGCGCCCGGCAGGCCAACGCCTCAGCCGAGGGCCGGACCAGCGGCAACTGA
- a CDS encoding peptidylprolyl isomerase: protein MAEKLYATLHTNHGPIRLQLFPDHAPATVRNFVELAEGTKDYVDPRTGQKGSGPYYNGTISHRVIANFMIQMGDPTGTGRGGPGFQFADEFHPELQFDRPYLLAMANAGPGTNGSQFFITVSPTPHLNRRHTIFGQVADEQSAKVVDAIATTPTGPGDRPREDVVIERVEIERA from the coding sequence GTGGCTGAGAAGCTTTACGCCACCCTGCACACCAACCACGGACCGATCCGGCTCCAGCTCTTCCCCGACCACGCGCCGGCCACCGTGCGCAACTTCGTGGAGCTCGCGGAGGGCACCAAGGACTACGTCGACCCGCGGACCGGCCAGAAGGGCAGCGGCCCGTACTACAACGGCACCATCTCGCACCGCGTCATCGCGAACTTCATGATCCAGATGGGCGACCCGACCGGCACCGGCCGCGGTGGCCCGGGTTTCCAGTTCGCCGACGAGTTCCACCCGGAGCTGCAGTTCGACCGCCCGTACCTGCTCGCCATGGCGAACGCCGGTCCGGGCACCAACGGCTCCCAGTTCTTCATCACCGTCAGCCCCACGCCGCACCTCAACCGGCGGCACACCATCTTCGGCCAGGTCGCTGACGAGCAGTCGGCCAAGGTCGTGGATGCCATCGCCACCACCCCCACCGGCCCCGGCGACCGGCCCCGCGAGGACGTCGTGATCGAGCGCGTGGAGATCGAGCGCGCCTGA
- a CDS encoding rhomboid family intramembrane serine protease, which yields MSESPVTAPVCYRHPSKETYVRCTRCERPICPECMNAASVGHQCPECVAQGRRTQRSARTAFGGSLAGQAGTATRTLIGVNVLVMIVSILSAGSANAIAGGGLGGLLGGSTPLTDWGSVVSYTTFGSDTGIAGNGEWWRLFTAMFLHYGVIHLLLNMYALWILGRQIEAALGPLRFIALYLLAGFGGNVAAYLFTGPNAPTAGASTAVFGLMAAMLVLLKRLNLSIAPILPVIVINVIFTLTVSNISVPGHFGGLLTGFLGAVALAYAPAQRRNLVQGIGLAVIFLVLVVAAVARTLSLTS from the coding sequence ATGAGTGAGTCCCCGGTGACGGCGCCCGTCTGCTATCGGCACCCGTCGAAGGAGACTTATGTCCGGTGCACCCGCTGTGAGCGGCCCATCTGCCCGGAGTGCATGAACGCGGCCTCGGTCGGCCATCAGTGCCCGGAGTGCGTCGCCCAAGGGCGGCGCACTCAGCGGTCCGCCCGCACCGCGTTCGGCGGCAGCCTGGCCGGTCAGGCCGGCACGGCCACCAGGACGCTGATCGGCGTCAACGTCCTGGTGATGATCGTTTCGATCCTCTCGGCCGGCAGCGCCAACGCGATCGCCGGTGGCGGCCTGGGCGGTCTGCTCGGCGGCAGCACGCCGCTGACCGACTGGGGCTCGGTGGTCAGCTACACCACGTTCGGCAGTGACACGGGCATCGCCGGCAACGGTGAGTGGTGGCGGCTGTTCACCGCCATGTTCCTGCACTACGGCGTGATCCACCTGCTGCTGAACATGTATGCGCTGTGGATCCTCGGCCGGCAGATCGAGGCCGCGCTCGGGCCGCTGCGGTTCATCGCGCTCTACCTGCTGGCGGGCTTCGGCGGCAATGTCGCGGCCTATCTGTTCACCGGCCCCAACGCCCCGACGGCGGGTGCCTCAACCGCGGTCTTCGGCTTGATGGCCGCGATGCTGGTGCTGCTCAAGCGGCTCAATCTGAGCATCGCCCCGATCCTGCCGGTGATCGTCATCAACGTCATCTTCACGCTGACGGTCAGCAACATCTCGGTTCCCGGACACTTCGGCGGTCTGCTCACCGGTTTCCTCGGCGCGGTCGCGCTGGCCTATGCGCCCGCGCAGCGTCGCAACCTGGTGCAGGGCATCGGGCTGGCTGTCATCTTCCTGGTGCTGGTGGTCGCAGCGGTGGCTCGGACGCTGTCCCTGACGTCCTGA
- a CDS encoding PH domain-containing protein, whose translation MAAQEWRVRPVLPVTKLLGAVALIVLVAAFGTGDPVQWVLAGAGAAGLAGWALRDLIRPVRLAADETGVTLVAGFAARRHLAWSQIERVRVDRRARRGIRSELLEIDAGESLHLFSVHELGTDPDEVAQALLELRSVRTSGTASEPPLRPPAPGR comes from the coding sequence ATGGCTGCTCAGGAATGGCGGGTCCGGCCCGTGCTGCCGGTCACCAAGCTGCTCGGCGCGGTCGCGCTGATCGTGCTGGTGGCGGCGTTCGGCACCGGTGACCCGGTGCAGTGGGTGCTGGCCGGTGCCGGAGCGGCCGGGCTGGCCGGCTGGGCGCTGCGGGACCTGATCAGGCCGGTCCGGCTGGCGGCCGACGAGACCGGGGTCACCCTGGTGGCCGGCTTCGCCGCCCGGCGGCACCTGGCCTGGTCACAGATCGAGCGGGTACGGGTGGACCGTCGCGCCCGCCGGGGCATCCGCAGCGAGCTCCTGGAGATCGACGCGGGTGAGAGTCTGCACCTGTTCAGCGTGCACGAGCTCGGCACGGACCCGGACGAGGTCGCTCAGGCCCTGCTCGAGCTGCGGTCGGTCAGGACGTCAGGGACAGCGTCCGAGCCACCGCTGCGACCACCAGCACCAGGAAGATGA
- a CDS encoding acetyl-CoA C-acyltransferase translates to MRDAVIAGAVRTPVGRRNGGLSEVHPVDLSAGVLRALVERTGLDPADIEDVLWGCVSQVGEQSWNIGRNAVLAAGWPDTVPGTTMDRQCGSSQQALHVAAATVLSGQADLVVAGGVESMSRVPMGSSAAGQDPYGTLIGQRYGTTTFNQGIGAEMIAERWGFSRAQLDDYALGSHAKAAKAQDGGDFDAEIAPVGDARLDEGIRRDTTIEKLAGLKTPFKPDGVVTAGSASQISDGAAALAVTTSEWAAAHGLQPLARVHTAVVAADDPVIMLTAPIPATAKVLARAGLRLDDIGVYEVNEAFAPVPLAWLAETGADPARLNPRGGAIALGHPLGASGARIMTTMLHHMRQTGIRYGLQTMCEGGGMANATVVEIL, encoded by the coding sequence ATGCGAGACGCGGTCATTGCAGGGGCGGTGCGCACACCGGTGGGCCGGCGCAACGGCGGGCTCTCCGAGGTGCACCCGGTCGATCTGTCGGCCGGGGTGTTGCGCGCGCTGGTGGAGCGCACGGGCCTGGACCCGGCCGACATCGAGGACGTCCTGTGGGGCTGTGTCTCGCAGGTCGGTGAGCAGTCGTGGAACATCGGGCGCAATGCCGTGCTCGCGGCCGGGTGGCCCGACACGGTGCCGGGCACGACCATGGACCGGCAGTGCGGGTCCAGCCAGCAGGCTCTGCATGTCGCCGCGGCGACGGTGCTCTCCGGCCAGGCAGATCTCGTGGTGGCGGGCGGGGTCGAGTCGATGAGCCGGGTGCCGATGGGCTCCAGCGCCGCCGGGCAGGATCCCTACGGCACGCTGATCGGGCAGCGTTACGGCACGACCACGTTCAATCAGGGCATCGGGGCCGAGATGATCGCTGAGCGCTGGGGGTTCTCCCGGGCCCAGCTCGACGACTATGCGCTGGGCAGCCATGCCAAGGCGGCGAAGGCGCAGGACGGCGGCGACTTCGACGCCGAGATCGCGCCGGTGGGGGACGCCCGCCTCGACGAGGGCATCCGGCGGGACACCACGATCGAGAAGCTGGCCGGGCTGAAGACGCCGTTCAAGCCGGACGGGGTGGTCACCGCCGGTTCGGCCTCGCAGATCTCCGACGGGGCCGCGGCGCTGGCGGTCACCACGTCCGAGTGGGCCGCCGCGCACGGCCTGCAACCGCTGGCCCGGGTGCACACCGCGGTGGTGGCCGCCGACGATCCGGTGATCATGCTGACCGCGCCCATCCCCGCCACGGCCAAGGTGCTGGCGCGGGCCGGCCTCCGGCTGGACGACATCGGTGTCTACGAGGTCAACGAGGCCTTCGCCCCGGTGCCGCTGGCCTGGCTGGCCGAGACCGGCGCCGACCCGGCCCGGCTCAACCCCCGCGGCGGGGCGATCGCGCTGGGTCATCCGCTCGGGGCGTCCGGGGCGCGGATCATGACGACGATGCTGCACCACATGCGACAGACGGGCATCCGCTACGGGTTGCAGACCATGTGCGAGGGCGGCGGAATGGCGAACGCAACAGTTGTCGAGATTCTGTAA
- a CDS encoding transketolase family protein → MRDTFVATTTALLGEDPRTALVLADISADAFAPALRRHPDRAVNVGIREQLMVGVAGGLALTGMRPYLHSYAPFLVDRAYEQIKLDLGHQDVGAVLVSVGASYDAPTTGYTHQSPGDVALLDTLEGWTVHVPGHSGEVPGLLRAAARHDDRVYIRLSTQENSTAHPGTDLKVIRQGPRDGAVVVAVGPMLDPVLATGLDVTVAYTNTPRPWDTDRLRELVTDKVVLVEPYLAGTSSRVVAGALSRVPHRELHLGVSRTEERRYGSPADHAAWHGLDPAGLRRSIGDFLGTD, encoded by the coding sequence ATGCGGGACACCTTCGTCGCCACCACGACCGCGCTGCTGGGCGAGGATCCGCGGACCGCGCTCGTGCTCGCCGACATCTCGGCCGACGCCTTCGCCCCGGCCCTGCGCCGCCACCCTGACCGAGCGGTCAACGTCGGGATCCGGGAACAGCTGATGGTCGGCGTGGCGGGCGGGCTGGCGCTGACCGGGATGCGGCCGTACCTGCACTCGTACGCACCGTTCCTGGTCGACCGGGCATACGAGCAGATCAAGCTCGACCTCGGGCATCAGGACGTGGGTGCGGTGCTGGTCAGCGTCGGTGCCTCGTACGACGCGCCGACCACCGGATACACCCATCAGTCACCCGGGGACGTGGCGCTGCTGGACACGCTGGAGGGCTGGACCGTACACGTGCCGGGCCACTCCGGCGAGGTGCCCGGGCTGCTGCGGGCGGCCGCCCGGCACGACGACCGGGTGTACATCCGGCTGTCGACCCAGGAGAACAGCACGGCTCACCCGGGTACGGACCTCAAAGTGATCAGGCAGGGCCCGCGCGACGGTGCCGTGGTCGTAGCGGTCGGGCCGATGCTGGACCCGGTCCTCGCCACCGGGCTGGACGTGACGGTGGCGTACACGAACACGCCCCGGCCGTGGGACACCGACCGGCTGCGCGAGCTGGTGACCGACAAGGTGGTACTGGTGGAGCCCTACCTCGCCGGTACGTCGAGCCGGGTGGTGGCGGGGGCGCTGTCCCGCGTACCCCATCGGGAACTGCACCTCGGGGTGAGCCGCACGGAGGAGCGACGGTATGGCAGTCCGGCCGACCATGCGGCCTGGCACGGCCTGGACCCGGCGGGGCTGCGCCGGTCGATCGGCGACTTCCTAGGCACCGATTAG